One segment of Solanum lycopersicum chromosome 1, SLM_r2.1 DNA contains the following:
- the LOC101256622 gene encoding uncharacterized protein: MKNHEAHPIGAAPLPETNVVGARDQSEVKRDDHQSYNNARGHDKDKRRYTNRRGGGHNKRKNNISSQNNPSKSNCRRCGMKGHWKNECRTHEHFVRLYQNSFKKKGNKNGASSSNARAESHMTLKDDDKPGTSQKYNKDVETNLALKDDVFDCLGDITHMEVNDFFGDRN; this comes from the coding sequence atgaaaaatcatgaagctCATCCCATTGGAGCTGCTCCATTACCGGAGACAAATGTGGTGGGAGCACGTGATCAATCTGAAGTAAAAAGAGATGATCATCAGAGCTATAATAATGCACGGGGACATGATAAAGATAAGAGACGATACACTAATCGTCGAGGTGGTGGtcataataaaaggaaaaacaacATAAGTTCTCAAAATAACCCCTCAAAAAGTAATTGTCGTCGTTGCGGCATGAAAGGCCATTGGAAGAATGAATGTCGCACACATGAGCATTTTGTAAGACTTTATCAAAATTCctttaaaaagaaaggaaataaaaatggtGCTTCCTCTTCCAATGCTCGAGCTGAGTCACATATGACTCTTAAAGATGATGATAAGCCGGGAACATCCCAGAAATATAATAAGGATGTTGaaacaaatttggctttaaaAGATGATGTTTTTGATTGCCTTGGTGACATTACTCATATGGAAGTTAATGACTTCTTTGGAGATCGAAACTGA